A region of the Nitrospira sp. genome:
AACTCGAAAACGTCATGGAACGTGCCATTCTTGTGGCCACCGGAGGGGCGGTGGATGTGGATCATCTGATGCCGGGCGATGGCACGGTGCCGGTACGGGAGGTAGAGGCGGTCGATACCCTCGTGACTGCCTCAGCGCATGGATCGCTGTGGGAGATGGAGCGCGACCTTATTTTCAAGACCCTGGCGCGCGTGAAAGAAAACCGCACGCATGCGGCGAAGGAATTGGGGATCAGCATCAGAACGCTGCGGAACAAATTACGGGAGTATCGCGACATGGGCTACCAGGTCGAGGCGGAGAAGTCCTGATCACACAGGCAGGGAGATAGGCAGATTATTCTCCGGGGTGGACGTTTTTGCCGGGTACCGACCGGAGCGCCGCCCATAGGGAGGACGTGATCCCAATTCGATGAGTCGCAAGCGCGGTATATGTATTGCACACTCTGTGATGGTGGAGTTTTTCTAAGGAGCGTCGGATATGACTATTTTTGACAGAACCATGCAATTGTTGAGTCGGTCGTTGGATCTTCGCGGTGCCCGCCAGCAGGTGATCGCGGCGAATATCGCCAACGAAGAAACGCCCAAGTATCGCGCGAAGGATTTGAATTTCGGCCAGGCGCTGGCCAATGCGCAGCAGGGCAAGTTACCGATCTCCCTGGTCTCCACCAACGCGCAACATTTCGGACCACAGGGCACGGGGTACCAACGGGTCCTCGGCCAGCTTGAAGACGTGCCGGCAGGCGATCTCCCGCTGGACGCCAATTCCGTCAACATTGAATTGGAAATGGCCAAAATGTCGGATAACGCTCAGCAATACAACACCGCAGCGACCATCATCGGGATGAAGTTCAAAGGTCTGTTGGGTGCCATTCGAGAAGGACGGTAGGCGCGATCGCGTGAAACAGTGAACTCATGACTTCCGGAAGCAACCACAAAGAGGTGTGTGATGGAATTGACAGATAGCCTTGCGGTCTCCGTCTCCGCGCTGGATGCCCATCGGCATCGACTCAATGTCATTGCCAGCAACCTGGCCAACGCCCAGTCAACGAAAACCAGCACGGGCGGTCCCTACCGCCGTCGTGATGTCGTGTTTCAGGCCGCGCCCGTATCCTCGGCATTTCAAAAGGCCTTCAAGCAAGTGACGTCCGGCCCCGGCCGTCAAGCCTTGGACGGAGTCAAAGTCGCGCGCGTCATCGAAGACAAGAAGCCCGGACAGACGGTGTATGACCCGCGTCATCCCGATGCGGATAAGAAGGGATTCGTCACGATGCCCAATGTGAATGTCATGGAAGAAATGGTCAACATGATCGGCGCCTCGCGCGCCTATGAGGCGAACGTGCAGGCGATTAACGCGACCCGCACCATGTGGAATCGCGCGTTGGAGATCGGGAGGTAACCATGTCTGATCTGCGCATTGCGGGAGCGAACGGGCTCCGACCGATTGAGGTGCCTGAGATTCACGAGGCAGGGCCGGGCGGCGAGGCCGGCGCAGCCAATTTCATGGGGTCCCTCAAGGAGGCCATCGGGCATATCAACGACGCCCAGACCGGCGCCAGCCAGGCCGTCGATGCGTTGGTGACCGGACAGAGCACCAACATTCATCAAACGATGGTGGCATTGCAACAGGCCGATGTGTCCTTTCAGTTGATGATGCAGGTACGGAACAAACTGGTCACCGCCTACGAGGAAATTCAGCGGATGCAGATTTAGGCGGTTGTTGTCCGGTCTCCGGTCTCACGCATAAAGGATTCCACACCGTATGTTTTCAAAATTCAACCAGTTTACGATCAACCAACGGTTCATCATTCTGCTCGCGCTCGCCGGGTCCATTGCGGGACTGGTCGCGGTGACCCTCTGGACCCAGCAGCCGGATATGCAGGTCCTCTTTGCTAATCTGGCGGTGGATGATGCGTCGGGCATTATCGACAAACTGAAAGATGCGAAGGTGCCCTACGAAACGGCCAACGGAGGGACCACGGTGCTGGTGCCCAGTGCGCAGGTGCATGACTTGCGTTTGGAGATGGCTGGTCAAGGCCTCCCGCATGGCGGAGGTGTGGGGTATGAAATTTTCGACCGGACGACCATGGGCATGTCCGATTTCGTGCAGAAGTTGAATTATCGACGGGCGTTGCAAGGCGAGTTGGCGCGCACGATCGCTCAAATGCCGGAAGTGGAACGAGCACGGGTGCATTTGGCGATTCCTGAACGCCGGCTGTTCGCCACTGAGCAGGATCGTGCGCGAGCTTCCGTGGTGGTGTCGCTGCGCGCCAGTCAAACGTTGTCGAAGGCGCAAATTCAAGGCGTCGTGCACCTGGTCTCCAGCAGCGTCGAGGGACTTCAATCACGCGATGTGACCGTCGTCGATGGCCACGGAAATTTATTGTCCAATACCTCCAGCGATGAATCAGCCGGGCTTTCCGGAACCCAGATGGAATATCAACGGACGCTCGAAAAGGACATCGAGACCCGTATTCAAACGATGTTGGAACGGATTGTCGGCGTGAACAAAGCCGTCGTGCGCGTGTCGAGCGTGCTGGATTTCCGCAAAATCGAAACTACGGAAGAACGTTACGATCCGAACGGACAGGTGGTTCGCAGTGAGCAGCGCGGACAGGAAAAATCGAGCGGGGTGAACGGCACCTCGGGCGGCGTGCCCGGCGTCGAGTCGAACGTTCCGGGTGGTACCGAAGCCGAAGGCGGACAGACCAGCTCGAACAACAATCAGACAAAAAACGAGACGGTCAATTATGAAATCAGCCGGACGGTGTCGCGCATCGTGGAGCCGACGGGCACCATCAAGAAGCTTTCGGTGGCGGTCCTGGTAGACGGCACGTATGAGGGCGGGGGCAAGGCGGGCGAGGCGGGGGCGGATCAACCCAAGAAATATGTACCTCGTTCCGAGGAAGAAATGAAACGCATCGAAGAAATCGTGAAGAAGGCGATGGGGTATTCGACCGAGCGGCAGGATCAAGTGGAGGTGGTGAGCATCCAATTCGGGCTGGGAGCGGAGGAACCGACCGGCGGGGTCGAGGCCGCGCCGGATGCGAGCAAGGCCTGGATGCCCTACGTGCGTTACGCAGTCGGAGGTGTGCTGTTCTTCCTGATTTTCTTCATGGTGGTGCGCCCGTTGATGGTGATGCTGGTTCAGTCCGCGCCCGCGGCCGGCGGCGGCGAGACGCCGGCGCTGCCCGCGTCGGTGGGACAGGTTGAAGCGGCCATCAGCGGCAAACAGCCGGGGCAGATCCTCGATATGGCCAAGAATAACCCTGCCAATACTGCTGTCGTCGTGAAACAGTGGCTGAAAAATAACGCCTAACCAAGCGGAACATGAATAAAGAACTATCGGGCGCACAAAAAGCGGCGATCTTACTGCGAGCCATCGGTGAAGAAGCTGCCGCAGCGGTCATGAAGACTCTCGACCCGAAGGATATTCGCAAGCTCGGGAGCTTCATGAAAGAAACCGCAAACATTACGAAGCAGGAAGAGGACAGTGTGATCGCCGAATTCGAACAGGCGAGCTCATCCGGCGAGGTGCAATTCGAGGGACGCGAATTCATGGAAGCCATTCTGAAGAAGGCGCTGGGCCCTGAGAAGGCCGCCAGAATGATGGAGTCCTTGAATACGAAGACCTATCCGGGGATCGATGCCCTGAAGTGGGTCGATCCCAGAACCGTCGCGCAAATTCTTAAGATCGAACATCCCCAGACCATTGCCGTCTGTCTGGGGCAAATGGAAGCCGAACAGGCCAGCGCCGTGCTGGCCTTGCTACCGGTACACCTGCATGCCGACGTGTCGCTGCGACTGGCGACGATGCAAGAAGTGCAGCCGGAGGTGCTGTCCGAATTGAGCGACAGTCTGCAGGAAATTCTGTCGGCCTCGATGGGCATGTCGAGCATGTCGGTCGGCGGCGCCGAATTGATGGCCGATATTCTGACGCGTGTGGATAAGAACACCGAAGGGGCCATCATGGCCAAGATCACCGAACGCGACCAGGCTTTGGCCGAAAGTATCCGGGCGCTGATGTTTGTCTTCGATGACCTGGTGGAACTGGATTCCCGTGGCATGCAGGAACTCATGAAGGAAATCAGTAAAGAAGACCTTCCGGTCGCGCTTCGTGGCGCCACCCCGGAGATCAAGGAGAAGTTTCTCAAGAATATGTCCAGCCGCGCGGCCGAAATGCTCAAGGAGGACATGGAAACGCGCGGGCCGGTCAAGGTCTCCGATGTCGAGAAGGCGCAGCAGAAC
Encoded here:
- the flgB gene encoding flagellar basal body rod protein FlgB; this translates as MTIFDRTMQLLSRSLDLRGARQQVIAANIANEETPKYRAKDLNFGQALANAQQGKLPISLVSTNAQHFGPQGTGYQRVLGQLEDVPAGDLPLDANSVNIELEMAKMSDNAQQYNTAATIIGMKFKGLLGAIREGR
- the flgC gene encoding flagellar basal body rod protein FlgC; translation: MELTDSLAVSVSALDAHRHRLNVIASNLANAQSTKTSTGGPYRRRDVVFQAAPVSSAFQKAFKQVTSGPGRQALDGVKVARVIEDKKPGQTVYDPRHPDADKKGFVTMPNVNVMEEMVNMIGASRAYEANVQAINATRTMWNRALEIGR
- the fliE gene encoding flagellar hook-basal body complex protein FliE; translation: MSDLRIAGANGLRPIEVPEIHEAGPGGEAGAANFMGSLKEAIGHINDAQTGASQAVDALVTGQSTNIHQTMVALQQADVSFQLMMQVRNKLVTAYEEIQRMQI
- the fliF gene encoding flagellar M-ring protein FliF, whose amino-acid sequence is MFSKFNQFTINQRFIILLALAGSIAGLVAVTLWTQQPDMQVLFANLAVDDASGIIDKLKDAKVPYETANGGTTVLVPSAQVHDLRLEMAGQGLPHGGGVGYEIFDRTTMGMSDFVQKLNYRRALQGELARTIAQMPEVERARVHLAIPERRLFATEQDRARASVVVSLRASQTLSKAQIQGVVHLVSSSVEGLQSRDVTVVDGHGNLLSNTSSDESAGLSGTQMEYQRTLEKDIETRIQTMLERIVGVNKAVVRVSSVLDFRKIETTEERYDPNGQVVRSEQRGQEKSSGVNGTSGGVPGVESNVPGGTEAEGGQTSSNNNQTKNETVNYEISRTVSRIVEPTGTIKKLSVAVLVDGTYEGGGKAGEAGADQPKKYVPRSEEEMKRIEEIVKKAMGYSTERQDQVEVVSIQFGLGAEEPTGGVEAAPDASKAWMPYVRYAVGGVLFFLIFFMVVRPLMVMLVQSAPAAGGGETPALPASVGQVEAAISGKQPGQILDMAKNNPANTAVVVKQWLKNNA
- the fliG gene encoding flagellar motor switch protein FliG, which translates into the protein MNKELSGAQKAAILLRAIGEEAAAAVMKTLDPKDIRKLGSFMKETANITKQEEDSVIAEFEQASSSGEVQFEGREFMEAILKKALGPEKAARMMESLNTKTYPGIDALKWVDPRTVAQILKIEHPQTIAVCLGQMEAEQASAVLALLPVHLHADVSLRLATMQEVQPEVLSELSDSLQEILSASMGMSSMSVGGAELMADILTRVDKNTEGAIMAKITERDQALAESIRALMFVFDDLVELDSRGMQELMKEISKEDLPVALRGATPEIKEKFLKNMSSRAAEMLKEDMETRGPVKVSDVEKAQQNILKVCRKLEEEGRIVIGGGGGEELL